The following DNA comes from Glaciihabitans arcticus.
GCCACCACCACCGGAACGATCACCCTCGTGAACGCCGACGGCACCGAGCGCGTGACCTCGGCTAGCGGACGGTAACGTGTCCGTCATGACAGCGCCCGAGGCCCACAGCGATTCCGACCAGGCCATCGCTGACGTCGAAGAGCAGCTCGGTATGCTCTTCGGCCGGGCCCGGGCCGTCTGGAAGGACTCGGCGGCGCAGATTCATCCCGAACTGCAGCCTGTCGGGTACAAGCTCCTCAGCACCATCGTGCGCCTGGGAGAGACGAACGCTTTCGCGCTCACCCAGTTGCTCGAGACCGACAAGAGCGTCGTCAGTCGCCAGGTACGCGTGCTCGAAGACCTCGGCTTCGTGAGCAGTCGCGCCGACGAGAAGGACGGCCGGGCCCGCGTGCTCACCCCGACCCCCAACGCCGTGAGCAAGGTGCGCGCTATTCGGGGCGCCCAGCAGGAGCGACTGCGTGAACTGCTGCGCAGCCAGCCGGTCGACGACCTGCATGCCTTCGTGAACATGCTGCAGCTGATCAGCGGCAGCTGAGCCTCAATCCGCCGGGAGACGGTTGCGACGGATGCGCCGTACGACCAGCCACACGACGACCCCCGCAATCGCGACGTACACCGCGTAGTTGAGGTACCTCGAGTACTGCTCGATCAGGTTGTACTGGGTTCCGAGTGCTGCGCCCAGGGAGATGAGCAGGGTGTTCCAGAGCGCGCTGCCGGCAACGGTGAAGATCGAGAACGTGAGCAAGTTCATTCGAGCCGCACCCGCCGGCAGCGAGATGAGGCTCCGCACGCCGGGGATGAGCCGACCGAAGAACACGGCGGATCGCCCGTGGCGACCGAACCAGTCCGCCGCCTTCTCGAAGTCGGAGCGGTCTACGAGCGGCAGCTTCGACAGACCGCGGATCGACCGCTCGAGCCCCAGCTTCGCGCCCAGGAAGTACAGCAGCAGGGCACCGAGGTAGG
Coding sequences within:
- a CDS encoding MarR family winged helix-turn-helix transcriptional regulator, translating into MTAPEAHSDSDQAIADVEEQLGMLFGRARAVWKDSAAQIHPELQPVGYKLLSTIVRLGETNAFALTQLLETDKSVVSRQVRVLEDLGFVSSRADEKDGRARVLTPTPNAVSKVRAIRGAQQERLRELLRSQPVDDLHAFVNMLQLISGS
- a CDS encoding DedA family protein, with protein sequence MQNIGEWGVGLFTLLETVFPPIPSEIVLPLAGFLSQQGDLNLVLVIVTSTVGAYLGALLLYFLGAKLGLERSIRGLSKLPLVDRSDFEKAADWFGRHGRSAVFFGRLIPGVRSLISLPAGAARMNLLTFSIFTVAGSALWNTLLISLGAALGTQYNLIEQYSRYLNYAVYVAIAGVVVWLVVRRIRRNRLPAD